A single window of Flagellimonas maritima DNA harbors:
- a CDS encoding TonB-dependent receptor domain-containing protein, with translation MMKHFPNSYFLVVAQKSLKFLFISIFILFSFFSFGQKGVISGSVFDTGTQEPIPYANVILKSGDSIVTGGITGENGSFDLDNILFGNYNFEVQYIGYKTHVKTLTLDTDLKKLSLGAIFIEEDAVALEAVEVSAERSTIEQKIDRKVINVGKDLTTAGASASDIMGNIPSVSITQDGDLSLRGNENVRVLVDGKPTNISSRELLQQIPSTSIKTIELITNPSAKYNPEGMSGIINITLKKNTSLGFNGSINTGFTYGERARYNNSLSLNYRNGKANFYGSYGNRLGEGVTNGFINRTVERTGQDILSVADRTSHLFKFGVDYYINDKNTLSVYTNQNIFDAISNAERNITFLDDPGSDFNQFDLINRDNTNASYNVDFKHDFSNEGHFVELEVDYNTLKSDTNNDLDFTGNTPLANYDEFIDDTRTNTTINLDYVNPLSENATLEIGLETRLRRTENTYITDRSDFRNSDFRYDRDIHSFYTTFSQSLGKWQYNLGIRLEDYNVDTQFNEVSEAPFNFTDKLFNIYPSGFLKYSPSEESKNSYQLSFSRRIDRPSLNQINPIRQLSTPQLILTGNPSLVPQFTNSVELNYSRRLEKGNFTFGGFYRRINDEINRRGFFDEDNPTVLIVDYDNFDSNDAYGVELSATYRPTHWWSLNGSFDVYSRTQKGFIEGESVEVNNTLMNTKLNNSFKATKDLTFQLFTFYSGRQSVLQYDLKDNFFMNAGARYNFAKGKGTLSLNFNDIFRTQRFAFETFRTIIQEGQFKTDSRSVYLGLAYRFGSGKNKSVKRKNRDKNEKADKLL, from the coding sequence ATGATGAAGCATTTTCCAAATTCTTATTTTTTAGTAGTCGCTCAAAAGAGTTTAAAGTTCCTTTTTATATCGATTTTCATATTGTTTTCCTTTTTTAGTTTTGGTCAAAAAGGAGTTATTTCAGGCTCGGTGTTCGATACTGGTACACAAGAACCTATCCCATATGCCAATGTGATTCTGAAATCGGGCGATTCTATTGTTACAGGGGGCATCACAGGGGAGAACGGTAGTTTTGACCTAGATAATATTTTATTCGGAAACTACAATTTTGAGGTCCAATATATCGGCTATAAAACACACGTTAAAACACTAACTCTCGATACCGATCTTAAAAAATTGAGCTTGGGAGCTATTTTTATAGAAGAAGATGCTGTGGCATTGGAAGCTGTCGAGGTCTCTGCAGAACGTTCTACGATAGAGCAGAAAATTGATAGAAAGGTCATCAACGTTGGGAAGGACCTTACCACCGCCGGTGCTTCCGCAAGTGATATAATGGGCAATATTCCATCGGTGAGTATTACCCAAGATGGGGATTTATCTCTACGTGGCAATGAGAATGTACGTGTGCTTGTAGACGGTAAACCTACAAATATTAGTTCTCGAGAGCTTTTACAACAGATACCCTCCACATCTATTAAAACCATTGAACTGATTACGAACCCATCTGCAAAATACAATCCTGAAGGGATGAGCGGTATCATTAATATCACTCTGAAAAAGAATACCAGCCTAGGGTTCAACGGTTCTATAAATACCGGTTTTACCTATGGGGAACGTGCTCGCTACAATAATTCCCTGAGCTTAAATTATAGAAACGGAAAAGCCAATTTCTACGGTAGCTACGGCAACAGATTGGGAGAGGGAGTTACCAACGGATTCATCAATAGAACCGTGGAACGCACGGGCCAAGATATTTTAAGTGTTGCCGACCGCACTTCGCACTTGTTCAAATTTGGGGTCGACTACTATATCAATGACAAAAACACATTATCTGTTTACACCAATCAGAATATATTTGATGCTATATCGAATGCAGAACGAAACATTACATTTTTAGACGATCCAGGTTCAGATTTTAATCAGTTCGATTTGATCAATCGGGATAATACCAATGCCTCCTACAATGTAGATTTTAAGCATGATTTTTCAAACGAAGGACATTTCGTAGAACTGGAAGTTGATTATAACACCTTAAAAAGTGACACCAATAATGATTTGGATTTTACTGGAAATACGCCCCTAGCAAACTATGATGAATTTATTGATGACACCCGAACCAACACCACCATAAACTTGGATTATGTAAATCCGCTCTCCGAAAATGCAACTCTAGAAATTGGTCTGGAAACTCGTTTACGACGCACGGAAAATACTTATATCACTGACCGTTCCGATTTTAGGAATTCAGATTTTAGATATGATCGTGATATACATTCCTTTTACACCACTTTTAGCCAAAGTTTAGGTAAATGGCAATATAATCTTGGAATTAGATTAGAAGATTACAATGTGGATACCCAATTCAACGAAGTTTCGGAAGCGCCATTTAATTTTACCGATAAGCTTTTTAATATTTACCCATCAGGTTTCTTAAAATATAGTCCTAGCGAGGAGAGCAAAAACTCGTATCAGTTGAGTTTTAGCCGAAGAATTGACCGCCCTTCTTTAAATCAGATCAATCCTATCAGGCAGTTAAGTACACCACAGTTAATCCTTACGGGAAATCCAAGTTTGGTACCTCAATTCACCAATTCGGTAGAACTCAATTATAGCAGAAGACTTGAAAAAGGCAATTTTACGTTTGGCGGTTTTTATAGAAGAATCAATGACGAAATCAATAGAAGAGGGTTTTTCGATGAAGACAATCCTACGGTCTTAATCGTTGATTACGATAACTTTGATAGCAATGACGCCTACGGAGTTGAATTATCCGCTACTTATCGGCCTACCCATTGGTGGAGCCTTAACGGAAGTTTTGATGTGTACTCAAGAACCCAAAAAGGTTTTATCGAGGGAGAAAGCGTGGAAGTGAACAATACGTTAATGAATACGAAGCTGAATAACAGTTTTAAAGCCACAAAGGACCTCACCTTTCAATTATTTACGTTTTATAGTGGAAGGCAAAGTGTTTTACAATATGATTTAAAAGATAACTTCTTTATGAATGCCGGTGCCCGCTACAATTTTGCCAAAGGCAAGGGAACACTTAGTCTAAACTTCAATGATATTTTTAGAACACAACGCTTTGCTTTTGAAACCTTTAGAACCATCATTCAGGAGGGACAGTTTAAAACAGATTCACGTTCTGTTTACTTAGGCTTAGCATACCGCTTTGGAAGTGGAAAGAATAAAAGTGTGAAAAGGAAAAATAGGGATAAAAACGAGAAGGCAGATAAGCTTCTGTAG